CCACAACCTTCCTTTTTACAGTTTTTCTATTGCACTTGCCCAATACTCAGAGAATGCAACTATGGAAGATATAAACTTTGGATTTGTTATGAATCTGGTCACGGGCGAATACTTTCATGCAGAAAGAGGGAAAGGTAGCTTTTTTATGGGAAATAAGATTAATGTCAGAGATATTCCCCTGAATAAAGGCACTCTATCTCTGTATTCTCCACCTAAGGCTACAAAGAAGCTTATACCACTTATTGAGAATACCAGAAGGCTTAGAATCATGGGGAGCGCTGCTTTAGACCTGTGTTATATTGCAAAAGGTGATTTTCAGGCCTTTGTGGATATAAGAAATTTTCTGAGAAATGTCGATACAGCAGCAGGACTTTTAATTCTTGAGGAAGCGGGAGGGAAAATTAGCGACTTAAGGGGAAGAGCTCTGAGAAATAGTATATTAAATATTGAGAAGTTCAATCTCGTTGCTGCTTCACCGGATGTGCACCGTCAGGTGTTGCAGCTTCTCAACATGGCGTAAAGAGTTTATATCAATAAGGCAAATAATTTACAGTAAACTACCCCCCGCTAACGCAGGTGGCTTTCCATCAGAGGTTGAGTAAGATGCACCGCACCACTCAAAACCCCATCATCTGGACGGAAGAGCTGGTTTACAGCAACTCCAGCTCTGGTAAACTGGGAGATCAGAAAAGGTCTGGTGAGACCTTGAAGCTCCCGCACCAGAGCAGATTTGATAGCAACAGCCAGCGAGGCTTTCCTGTCACTATTTACAATCATACCGCACCTGGGACACCACTTCGAAGTGTGATAAGCATCAACTGGTTGAAAAGAAACACCATTGGTAAGGCAATTACTTTTAACAAACTCTCTGAATTGAGCATGAGGAATACGGTTAATCTTTCTATTTGCCTTTCTGTTGAGCCTGTGTCTTCTACCACGAATAGTGAGTTTTTCTACAGTAATAGAAGCATTGTATTTAGTAGCAAGGTTTACAATTTCCTTAGCAATCTGAGCGCTTCTGGTCTTAACAAAGTTTGCCTGTTTATGTTTCAGTCTTTTCATGTATTTCTTAGCTTTTTCAGAACCTTTATCAGCATGACTTCTAAGCTTTGCAAGTCTATTTTCATACTTTCTCTGCCTGCTTGCAACATCCCTGCCAAGATAAAGCTGTTTAATCACCATAACCTTTCTGGTATCATAAACTGTTACAGCAGCGAGAGTAGAAGAGCCAATATCGATTCCTATAACGTTCCTTTTATTATCACTAACTTCTGGATAATCCTTTTCAATATTAACAGCAATCTTTCCATTAAGAAGGGAAATAGTTTTAATCTTCCAGCCAGCTTTAAGGAAGTCTTTAAATCTTTTATAGCTCCCATCAATTCTGACAGGA
This window of the archaeon BMS3Bbin15 genome carries:
- the suhB_1 gene encoding inositol-1-monophosphatase — its product is MLRYILKLAEELRGVIEEGLNDREAGEIVGKGASGEDTKAIDRLAEDFIVDKLKEFRLHIVTEEAGVIKSSSTPERVAVIDPLDGTFNALHNLPFYSFSIALAQYSENATMEDINFGFVMNLVTGEYFHAERGKGSFFMGNKINVRDIPLNKGTLSLYSPPKATKKLIPLIENTRRLRIMGSAALDLCYIAKGDFQAFVDIRNFLRNVDTAAGLLILEEAGGKISDLRGRALRNSILNIEKFNLVAASPDVHRQVLQLLNMA
- a CDS encoding putative transposase, with protein sequence MKKTILLNFLPLTSKKQNILDTFLAEYLRVLNLTLKQLPNANSSTELHHLTYSNIRKTSFLPSDIVEEARKDVWAKRKTVKEKFARCSVRLNKRWFKFFKTNRGTPSFKVTYSPRKHFVIPVRIDGSYKRFKDFLKAGWKIKTISLLNGKIAVNIEKDYPEVSDNKRNVIGIDIGSSTLAAVTVYDTRKVMVIKQLYLGRDVASRQRKYENRLAKLRSHADKGSEKAKKYMKRLKHKQANFVKTRSAQIAKEIVNLATKYNASITVEKLTIRGRRHRLNRKANRKINRIPHAQFREFVKSNCLTNGVSFQPVDAYHTSKWCPRCGMIVNSDRKASLAVAIKSALVRELQGLTRPFLISQFTRAGVAVNQLFRPDDGVLSGAVHLTQPLMESHLR